CATTCTTTATGCAAAAGAAGATGATGGAGCTCACGCTTGCAACACAGGGCGCTTCGACCAAGTCGTCGCGCCTGCTGCACGAAGCGATCTACGATGCTGATACGATCAAGTCGCAACGCGGCGAGGAACGGTTCCGCCGGATCTGGGGCGAACTGACAGCACTTTCTTCGCTCGCGACATCCGAACAGCGCAAGCTGGCCACAACCCTGACCTTCTGGTCACAGGGCGTACAGCAGGCGACTTATGTGTCAGCAGTCGTCGTCGGGACCTTCATGGTCTTTCAAGGACAATTCACAATCGGGACGATCATCGCGGTGGGCATCCTGACAAGCCGCACGCTGGGACCGCTGACAGGTCTCGCCGCGACACTGGCGCGCTGGGCGAACGTCAAGGCCGCACTCGACATGCTGGATGATGTCGTGGAAGCGCCGCAGGACATGGAAGAAGAACGCACCTATCTGCGCCGCGAAAAGATCAAAGGCGCATATGAATTGCGCGAGTTGGGGTATGCCTACGACGAAGAAGGGGCCAAGACGCTCGACATTCCCGCGCTCAGGATCGAAGCAGGCCAGCGGATTGCCGTGCTGGGCGCGAACGGGTCGGGCAAATCGACGTTGCTCAAGGTACTGTCCGGTCTGCACCGTCCGACATCGGGCCGTGTGTTGATCGATGGTGTCGACATGGGGCAGGTGATGGCCCGCGATCTGCGCCGCTCTATCGGGTATCTGAGCCAGGAAGTCCGGCTGTTTGCCGGAACGCTGCGCGAGAACCTGAACCTGACATTGCTGGAACGTGACGACGAGCGGTTGCTAGCGGCACTTGATTTTTCAGGCCTTGGCCCGTTCGTGCGCAACCACCCCAAAGGGCTGGATCTTGAAATCCGCGACGGTGGTGAAGGTCTTTCCATCGGGCAACGCCAGTCAATCGGCTGGGCGCGGCTTTGGCTGCAGGACCCGAGCGTCTGTTTGCTGGATGAACCGACCGCGGCCCTCGATCAGACACTTGAATCCACACTTGTCAGCCGTCTGGAAGAATGGCTGGAAGGGCGCACCGCCGTGATCGCCACACACCGCATACCGATCCTGTCTCTAACGACGCGCACGATGATTTTGCAGAATGGCCGCTTGGCCGTTGACGGACCGCGTGACGAGGTCCTCGCACATATGAACAAGAAAGCCGGGTAAGCACATGGCAACGATTGACGCAGAATTTTCCGGCCAGATGCGTGGCCCCAGCCTGACGATCTGGCTCGTTTTGGCCACTGTCGGCCTGTTCCTACTCTGGGCCAAGTTCGCGCCGCTCGACGAAATCGTGCGCGCGCAGGGCGAGGTTGTGCCTGCGTCGCGGCCACAGATCATTCAGAACCTTGAAGGGGGAATCCTTGCAGAGCTTCTGGTGAGCGAAGGCGATGTCGTTCAGGAAGGCGACGTGCTGGCCCGTCTGCGCGGCACGCAGTTTTCGTCAAATGTCGCCGATCTGGAAGAACAGGTTCTTGCACATGAAATCAAGCGTCTGCGACTTGAAGCGGAAATCAGCGGCATGTTCGATTTTGACGTGCCCGAACAGATTGCCACGCGCAGCCCGACCATCGTTGCCTCTGAAAAGGCTCTGCTGAGTGCACGCCAGTCCGACTACGTCACCAAGGTTGATGGTGCCCGCGCCGTGCTGGAAGAAACGCGCCGTGAACTTGCCGCGATGGAAGATATGTATGCCCGCGAAATTGTGGCCCTGATCGAAGTCACTGCAGCGCGCAAGCGCAACGCGGATGCTGAAATCAAGTATAACGAGATCATCACCGAAGCAGAGCTTGAGCGCGCTTCGGAATATTCCAAGACCTTGCAGGAACTGGCGTCTCTGACGCAGGATTTGCGCACTGCAAACGATCAGCTGTCACGGACAATCATTCGTGCACCCATGCGCGGGATCGTGAACAACCTTGGGGTCACAACCATCGGTGGCGTCATTCGTCCGGGCGAAGAAATCTTTCAGCTGACTCCTTTGGGTGACGAACTTTTCGTCGAAGCACAGGTAAAACCGGAAGACATCGCCAATGTGGTGCCTGGCCAGCTCGCCACGATCAAATTCTCGGCTTACGACTACACCGTCTACGGAAGCCTCGAAGGCGAGGTGCAGTTTATCTCTGCTGATACCTTCAAGGACGAACGCCGGCAGGACGATCAGGCGCATTACAAGGTTACGTTGCGTGTCGATACAGAAAACCTCGACGCCCGTCAGAGCCAGATCGTGATCCGGCCCGGCATGCAAACAACCGTAGAACTGCACACAGGCGAAAAGACCGTTCTGCAGTATCTTACCAAACCGCTTTACCGTGGGGGGGAAGCGTTGCAGGAGCCCTAAGTTCCAAAGCGCCAAACACCACATTTCCAGAGGACTGCCGCACCTTATGGGTGCGGCAGTTTTCTCAATCGAACACATACGCCCCGACATATCCTCGCTGATGTCAAATCCGGGCCATAGTTGCGCACGACAGATTACCTTGTAGCGAGGGATGTGTTAAATGGGCGATCTGTCAGATAAATTGCGCGATGGTTTGGCGCAGTTCGAGGAACTCGATAAACAATTGGATGCGGCTCTGAAAGAATTGGGTTTACCAGGTATGTCCGATCCGGATCTGGTCGCAAACGACGCGACCGGTCTGCCGCATGTCATGCAGCTTTGCACATTAGAGCCCGTATCCGAGCGACACACAGCGCTGCGCGCGGCATTCGCGCAAGGTGCGGACCCCAATACGCCTTGCCCGTGGGGCGCAACGGCGATTGATACGCTTTATACGGATGGCGATGCCGACGGCATTGCGTTGCTACTTGAGAACGGTGCCGATGCGGGAGTCTATCGTTGGAGTGAAACGCATCTGGCCGTCATCAGGGATGATGCGCAGGCGATCGACCCAGCGCATCTCAAAGCTTGTGACAGGGTTGGTGACACACCCTTTCTGTTGGCGTGTCGGTTCGCTCGACCGGAAATGGCCACACTGCTTTTTGATTCCAACGCGCTGGAAGAAGCAGCGCGTGTCACGGCGCGGTCTGGGTCTTGCCAGATCATGAACTGGTTGTTGTCCAAAGGTGCCGATGTAAATGCGGCATCCCCTGACGGCGCAACACCGCTGTTTCTTGCCATCGAAGCGGGGCACGTTGATTTGGTCGAACTGCTCTTGAACTCTGGCGCGTCTTTGGAAGCGACGATGGATGCATCTTTTGTTGCGCCTGTCGCGGTAGAACGGTCCGCACGCCTGCAACAAGTGGTCGATAACATGCTGTCTGCAGTCGCGGATCTGGTGCCACTGCAAGGGGTGCTGCAGCGCAATACGATCTATGATGCAGCCTACGACCCGGCAATCATCCGATTGCTAGTCAAATATGGTGCTGACCCCGCGCGCTTTGCAGGCGAGGCATTCAATGCTGCCATCGGTGTCGATCGGAACCCGCCGATCGCGATATCGCGGGATGAGTTTGCTGCGCAATACCCGGTCAGAAGGGGCCGCACCAACCCGCAACAGGTTGATATGCCGTTCTGGCACGAACAGGTCCGTTCTGGTCGGACAGGCGTTCAGGCCAAGACAGAGATCGTCGGGCAAGACGTGGCGGTTGCTGGTCCGGTTTGGTCCTTTCAGCGGGTCGGGCGGACGGCCACCCTGTTGCCTGATGGTCGCATGGTGCTTGTCGGTGGTGAACATGGGGACCGTCGCGAACCTGATCATTGCATCTACGGTGATGTGACGGTTGTGGGGCCAGATGGCCAGATCGACCAGTATATCTATCCCGGTGCCGCCTTCCCGCCGACCTGCTTTCACAGCGCGACGTTGTCTGACGAGGGCCTCTGGCTCATTGGCGGGTGTGGTCTTGGCTACGACAAACAAACCCAGGTGCTTTGGCTCTCGCTGCTTGATTTCTCGATCCACAAGGTCGCGACAACCGGCCAGAGTCCGGGTTTGATCAGTGGCCATAAGGCGCAGCTGATTGGCGATGCCATTTTAGTCAGTGGCGGCACGCTTGGACCAGCCGCAAAAGCGTCCAAAGGCCGGTTCGTTCTCGATCTTTCCAGCCGCGTCTGGCACATGGTCAATTGATCGCGCGGGAAAAGCGATCGGGATTGTGCGCCAGCGGGGTGAAGCCACAGGCCAGATAGACCCGCTTCGCTGCATCATTGTCCGGATCGGTGCCAACCATCAGATAGCTGCAATGCCGTGCACGCGCGTGATCGATCGCCGTGTCGATCAGTTTGCGCCCGACACCGTGGCGGCGAAGATCATCCACGACAAAAAGATGGTTCAAATCCATCCCGCGCGCGCAGTACTGCAATTTGACAAGAGGGCAAAGCGCGGCATAGCCCACCACCCGGGTTCCGTGGCATGCCACCAAGACATGTACCCACGGGTGCGATCCGAAAAGATCGCGGTTGAGGTGATCAAGATCAATCTGGGCGACATCCCCGTGATGCGCTGCGACAGCGGTAATCATCTGGCGCAATTCACCGAGATCGGCGCGTCTTGCAGAGCGGGTGGTGATATGTGGCATGTTCTGGCTTTCGTGTGTGGGCCACACAAAGCTACGAACCTCTCCCGCTTTGGTGGCGGCATGGTTTCAGATTTGGGAAATGACTGACGGGCCGCTGCTATGTCGCGCGGCGATAAAATCGCTGGGTCTGGATTTGGCGATGGGTCATGCCTGCTTCTTTGCCCGGGGCACGCGGCTTGTGTCAAGTTTCAAAGCTGGCCACCAACGATTTCAATGGCCTGTCCATTAACGCTCCGGGCTGCGTCGCTGCAAAGCCACATCGCCGCGGCAGTGGTCTCATCGATATCCAGCAGCCGTTGATGGCGGTTGCCTTTCGCAATCGCGGCGATGGCACCGGACTCGTCCGTTTGAAAGCGGCGCATTAGTCCTGGAACCTGCCCGCGCACGATATCGGTATCGACATAACCGGGACAAAGCGCGTTGAAGGTCACAGGACCGCCCATGAACTCTTCGGACAATCCGCGGATCAGGCCGACAAGTCCGTGTTTGCTCACGGTATATGGAATGGCGTTGCGCAGGCCCTTGAGCCCTGCGATGGAACTGACGACGATCATCCGACCCGATGTGTCAGGCGGTAAGGTCTCCAGCGCGGCCTGAAGCGTCAGGAACGCCCCGTCAAGGTTGATCGCCATCATGCGTCGCCAGCTTTCAAGGCTGGTTTTGCCGAAGGGACCCCCTTCAGCAATGCCGGCATTTGCCACGCAAATGCGGATCGGACCGCGATCCTGCGCGGCGGTCGCGATGCCATCCCGTACGGATTTCTCATTCGCAACGTCCATCTGCAGTGCATGGATGCGCGGATGCACAACCGCTTCTAGCACGTCCTTGCGGCGTCCGGTGATTGTCACGTCTGCTCCTGCATCGGCAAGGGCAAGCGCGATCCCTTTCCCAATGCCGGTGCCGCCACCGGTGACCAATGCATGTTTTCCTGTGTGTTCCATCAGATCAGCCTAAACCAGCACGGACGCGTGACAAGGGCCGATGGATCGTGCAGGAAAGATCGTATGAAATGGATTGATCTTCCACCCGTCTGGCTCGCTCTGTTTGCCCTGTTGACCTATTGGATCGGCACGATGGATCTTTTGACGGAACGGCCCGGTTTCGAATTTCTTGGTATCTGGGTTGGGCCGAACCGGATCGGCTGGGGTGGGGAATTGCTCATTGCCGCAGGTTTGTTCACCATGTCCGCTGCCATCGTCGAATTGGTCCGGAACCGCACGACGGTTATTCCGCATCAGGATGCAGATACCTTGGTGCAGTCGGGTATTTTCGCGTTTTCGCGCAATCCGATCTACGTTGGTGACACGCTTGTGCTGGCCGGGCTTGCAATCATCTGGGGTGCACCCCTAGCGCTTTTTCTGGTGCCTTTGTTTGTCTGGATCATCCGGCAGCGGTTCGTCCTGCCGGAAGAGCAAAGGTTGCACGCGAAATTCGGCCAAGCGTTCGACGATTACTGCGATATGACCCGCCGCTGGATCTGAAACGCCTGTTTGTTGGGGTGTAACACAACGTTGCATCGCTGCCCTGTCTTGCGAAATGATCTTGCGCGCTATAATCCGACCTTAACCATGCGTCACAAAAAGGGGGACAGCCCGTGAAAATCGGTGCGCCAAAGGAGATATTCGCCGGGGAAGATCGCGTTGCGATGACACCCGCATCCGCGAAAGACCTGCAAAAGCTTGGATACGAATGCGTAATCGAAACGGGGGCAGGTGTTGCCGCCGGTTTCACGGACGCCGCTTACAAGGAAGCCGGGGTCGCCGTCGTCAAGACCGCAGCCGCGCTTTACAAGGCTGCGGATATCATCGCAAAGGTCCGTCCGCCCGAGGAGCCTGAAATCAAGCGCCTGCGCGAAGGCCAGACGGTGATTTCGTTCTTCTATCCGGCGCAGAACGAAAAGCTGATGGAAGCCGCCAACAAAAAAGGCGCAACAGTCATTGCGATGGATATGGTTCCACGTATCAGTCGCGCCCAGAAGATGGACGCGCTATCGTCCATGGCAAATATCGCAGGTTACCGCGCCGTGATTGAGGCCGGGAATAATTTCGGCCGCTTCTTTACGGGGCAGGTGACGGCAGCTGGTAAAGTGCCACCAGCCAAAGTGCTGGTGATCGGTGCCGGTGTGGCAGGGCTTGCTGCAATCGGAACTGCAACATCGCTGGGCGCGATCACCTATGCGTTCGACGTACGCCCGGAAGTGGCCGAGCAGGTCGAATCCATGGGGGCCGAATTCGTCTTCCTCGATTTCGAGGAAGAACAGCAGGACGGGTCGGCGACGGGTGGTTACGCTGCTGTCTCCAGCCCGGAGTTTGCCGCAGCCCAACTTGCAAAGTTTCGCGAAATTGCGCCGGATATGGACATTGTCATCACGACAGCGCTGATCCCTGGCCGAGATGCGCCAGAGCTTTGGACCAAGGACATGGTCGAAAGCATGAAACCGGGTTCGGTGATTGTCGATCTCGCCGCAGAGCGGGGCGGCAATTGCAAGCTGACCGTAAAGGATGAAAAGATCGTGACGGAAAATGGTGTGACCATCGTGGGTTACACTGATTTCCCAAGCCGGATGGCGGCGCAATCATCAACCCTTTACGCCACCAACATCCGTCACATGATGTCAGACCTGACACCTGAAAAAGGTGGCAAGCCGGTCCATAACATGGATGACGATGTCATCCGGGGCGCGACGGTGACACATAAGAAAGAAATCACGTTCCCGCCGCCGCCGCCAAAGGTTGCAGCCATCGCAGCGCAGCCAAAGAAGGCCGCACCAAAGGAACTGACCCACGAAGAAAAACGCGCCAACGAAATTGCCGCGTTCAAGCAACAAACCCGCAGTCAGGTGACATTGCTGGCCGTGGGTGCCGCCCTCCTTCTTGGGGTCGGGCTTGTTGCACCGGCAAGCTTCATGCAGCACTTCATCGTATTTGTGCTGGCCGTTTTTGTCGGCTTCCAGGTGATCTGGAACGTGGCACATTCGCTGCATACACCGCTGATGGCCGTGACCAATGCGATCTCATCGATCATCATTCTCGGGGCATTGACCCAGATTGGTTCAGGGTCCGCACTTGTCGTGATTTTGGCGGCCTTGGCGGTCTTCATGACGGGGATCAATATTTTCGGGGGTTTCCTCGTGACACGGCGCATGCTCGCCATGTTCCAGAAGTCGTAAGGGGAAAGAAAAATGGAATTCGGATTTACAACAGCGGCTTACGTCGTCGCAGCGATCCTCTTTATCCTGTCCCTCGGCGGCTTGTCTGGGCAGGAAAGCGCGAAACGGGCGGTTTGGTACGGTATCGCAGGTATGGCGCTTGCCGTCATCGCGACACTTATCGGGCCGGGGGCAGGCTTCTGGTTGCTCTCGCTCATCCTGATCGCTGGCGGTGGTGCCATCGGCTATGTGCTGGCGACGCGGGTGCAGATGACACAGATGCCGGAACTTGTTGCGGCTATGCACAGCCTTGTTGGCCTTGCGGCTGTCTTTGTAGGCTTCATTGCGCATTTCGAAGTCGTGCGTGTCATGGGGCTGTCGGGCGATGAAACCAAAAATCTCGGGACCTTTGCGGCACTTCTAGCCAAGAAGTCCGTGGTCGAAATCAACATCCTGCGGGTCGAACTGTTCCTTGGCATTTTCATCGGTGCGATCACCTTTACCGGTTCGGTCATTGCCTACGGAAAGCTGGCCGGCAAGGTTGACAGTGCGGCGACAAAGCTGCCCGGTGGGCATCTGCTGAACATCGCAGCGGCAGCTGTCTCTGCGATCTGCCTGATCTGGTATTTCAACTCGGGCGGTTTCTTCCCGCTCTTCCTGATGACGTTGGCCGCGTTGTTTATCGGCTATCACCTGATCATGGGGATTGGCGGCGCTGACATGCCCGTCGTCGTGTCGATGCTGAACAGCTATTCCGGCTGGGCGGCCGCGGCGATCGGGTTCTCGCTTGGCAACGATCTGTTGATCGTGGTCGGCGCGCTTGTCGGGTCTTCCGGTGCGATCCTGTCCTACATCATGTGCAAGGCGATGAACCGGTCATTCGTCAGCGTGATCCTCGGTGGCTTTGGTGGCCCTGCAGGGGAACAGATGGCAGTCGAGGGCGAACAGATCGCTATTGATGCAGACGGTGTCGCCACGGCATTGAATGAGGCCGACAGCGTCATCATCATCCCGGGTTATGGGATGGCCGTCGCGCAGGCACAGACGGCCGTGGCCGACCTGGTGCGCAAACTGCGGGCCAAGGGCAAGAACGTGCGGTTCGCCATTCACCCTGTTGCCGGGCGTCTGCCCGGGCACATGAACGTGCTGCTTGCCGAAGCCAAGGTGCCATATGACATCGTGATGGAAATGGACGAAATCAACGACGACTTCCCCGATACGGACGTCGCCATCGTGATCGGATCCAACGACATCGTGAACCCGGCAGCGCAGGACGATCCCAATAGCCCGATCGCAGGCATGCCGGTTCTGGAATGCTGGAAAGCCAAGCAGGTCTTTGTGTCCAAGCGCGGGCAAGGGACCGGCTATTCCGGCATAGAAAACCCGTTGTTCTTCAAAGAGAACACGCGGATGTTTTACGGTGATGCGAAAGCATCGCTCGACAGCCTGCTGCCAAAGATCGACTAGGCTGAAAAGCCGCAAGAAACCTATGTTGGCGGCGGTCTTCGCCGCCAACATACTGTGGCAATCCTCACCGAATTAACCGAGTCTTTGACACATCGGCACATCGCCCAGTTTCTGCCTGAAACTGCCCGATATTGTTTCGGCTTTTCCACTAATCCCCACAGACCGATCCCCATTGTAGGGCCGATATTGGTTAATGACGCCAATAAGTTGCCATGATCCGCAACTTGTGACGGTATGGCTGCAATTAACGATTTGGTAATCTTCGGTTCAAAGGGATAAATGGCATGAGCGTTGCACGCTTTGGTAAAGTAAGTCTGGCTGCTTTGGCGGCATTTTCGTTCGCTGCGTGTAGCAGTTCCAGCAACGGCGGCGGCAGCGGCGGCGGTGTAGCCGGGGCAGAGAACCCAATGGCTGAATTGGAAGAGATCGCGACCCGCGTGGATGGCTACTCTTTTACCCGCTTTGATGCTGTACCGACGACCGGCGATGCGACTTTCACCGGGCTTGGTGGCGTGCAGATTTCGGACGCAGATGGCGTTGTTCTTTCGGGGATGGGCGATGTCTCGGTCACTGTGGATTTCGGTACAGAAGCGGTCTCGGGCGGTCTGACGAACATCACGGGCTACACTGGCACGGCTGCGGAAGTTGCTGCTGCAACGGCTGCGATGGACGATACCAGCGATATTTCCGGTGAACTTTCGCTTAGCCGTGGTGACATCTTTACCCTGCGCCCCAACGCGTTTGGTGTTGATTATGACGGCACGCTTGGCGCTGACGGATATGTTGTCGATGGGCGCGCGTTGGGCGAATTCAAAGGAACTCGCAGCGCAGGCAGCACCGATTTTCCGATCCGTGCGGTGCAGATCACTGATGACGACGGTGTCGCCACGATCGGGGCAGAGACGTTTGACGTCGAAATCGGTCTTTTTGGCGAAACCGAATAAAAACCAAGGTCATTTCAAAACTTCGGGGCCCCGGTTTACGCCGCGGGCCCTTATTCATTTCCGGATGATACTTCGCGCCATTTCCCAGATGCGATCCCTGCCACGTCCCACGGACCGATGGACCAGCGCACAAGTCTCAGTGTGGGAAAACCGACATGCGCCGTCATGCGCCGGACCTGCCGGTTGCGCCCCTCGCTGATGATAATTTTCAGCCATTGATCGGGAACGGTCTTGCGAAAGCGCACGGGTGGGTTCCTGTCCCATAAATCAGGCGGGGCCATCAGCTCGACGGTGGCGGGGCGGGTTGGGCCGTCTTTCAATGACACACCGTCACGCAACGGCTGAAGATCGGCATCGGTTGGCGCACCTTCGACCTGAACGAGATATGTCTTCGCCATCTTGTTTTTTGGGTCGCTGATGCGCGCTTGCAGCTTGCCATCATCGGTCAGGATCATCAGGCCTTCGCTGTCCCGGTCAAGCCGGCCTGCGGGATAGACCTTTGGAATATCAACAAATTCCGACAAGGTCCGCCGGGGCGTCGGATTTCGAACGTCCGTGAACTGGGACAGAACATCAAAGGGTTTGTTGAAAAGGATCACGCGCGCCATGACCGTTCTCCTAAACCGGGAAGTGGGCAAAGGTCCATGTCATCTGTGCGCTGGTTTTTTCGGGTTTCAACCCGCAAAGACGCCAACGGTATACAATCGTGTGCTTCTAACTATCTATAAAATATGCATTTTTCCTTTACATGCGACATTCTGCCGTTAGGTAATGAAACATAGAAAAACCAAGGCGCGCCCTCATGCCCCCGATCCCAGACCATCCACTCCGCTATGCTATGGCAAACGAACTGCACGCACGACCCTTCCCTGTCGTGAACAAACCAAGCCGTGCGGCATATCTTGCCATCAAGCCAAAGGAAAACGCAGCAGGACGGGATCGGGATGCGGATCGTGCCCATCTTGTCGCGTTGCTCGACAGATTTGGGGCACCGCACCCACAGCCGGGGGCGACACACTATTCGGGGCAATTGGGAAAGCATCTGCTCAAGTGGGAAAGCCATACGGAATTCGTCACCTACACGCTATTCGGCGAAGGTCTGGCGGATCGGCCATTCGACGCGGCGACTTTCAGCGTGTTCCCCGACGAGTGGCTGGAGGAAGCACCCGGCACCCGCGTGACCTCTGCGCTGATCCGTATCGAGGTGGCAGAAAACGACGACGGTGTTCTGGACAAGGCAACGGACTGGTTTGTGCCGGAAAGCCTCGCCATCAGCCGTGTGCTTGATAACGATCTGATCATCGCTAGCGATTTCCGGATTGATGCCAGCGGACACATGCGCATCGCCGTCTTTGCCCGTCCGGAAACGGGTGACAGGCGGGTCGGGCGCGTCGTGCAACGCCTTTGCGAGATTGAAACCTACAAGGCCATGTCGATGCTGGGTCTGTCACGCGCCCGCGGGCTGAGCCGTGAAATGGCACAGATCGACACGACCCTGACATCTTTGCTGGGTGACATGTGCGGGCCGATCGGCAAACCGGACGTGATGTTGCAATCCTTGCTGGAAGTCTCCGCCGAACTTGAAAACATCGTCGCGCAAACTTCGTTCAGGTTCGGTGCGACCGAAGCCTATGAAACCATCGTCAACCAACGGATCGAGATCCTGCGCGAAGAACACTTTCAGGGGCGTCAGACTTTTGCGGAATTCATGATGCGCCGTTTTGATCCGGCGATGCGCACTGTGAAATCGACACAGGCGCGCCTCGAACGTATGTCGGCGCGGGCGCAGCGTGCCAGCGACCTTTTGCGAACGCGCGTTGACGTGGAACGGTCCGCGCAAAACCAGGAACTGCTGACCAGCATGGACAAGCGCGCTGACCTGCAACTGCGCTTGCAGCGTACCGTCGAAGGCCTATCGGTGGTTGCGATCAGCTATTACGCCGTGAACCTTGTGCTTTATGTAACCGGACCGCTGGAAGAAGCGCTGAACGTCTCCAAGACAGTAATGGCAGCGATCGCAACGCCGCTGGTCCTGCTAGCCGTGTGGTTCATGGTGCGCCGCATTCGCCGACACATTGAATGATTAGGCAAACGTCTGTGCAAGGTTGTCGCGCTTGAACAGTTCGGTTCGGTTGACCGCATAGACGGCACAGGCTGCCCCCAGCACATTCGCACAGACCGCGGCGATCAGGATACCGGTATAGCCGAACAGACTGACACCGACCCAGGCAAGTGGCAGGTAAAGGACGAAAATGCGCGTCAGGCTGAGCGCCATGGAATAGCCGGCCTTGGACCGGGCGTTCATCGCCGCATTCGCCGTCACGATGAAACCATAGCCGAACAGGCTCATGCCAACGATACGCAGGTATTGGGCTGCGTAGGATGTCGCTTCGCCCCCGCTGGCAATAAATCCGGCCAGCCCCTCGGCAAAGAACGCAAGGATCAGGCCGATCGCAATGCCATAGGCAGCGCAGAATGCGAATGCGACCTGCACAGCGCGTCCGGCGCGGTCGTGTTGCTCTGCCCCCCAGTTCTGGCCGACAACGGGGCCGATGCCGGATGACAGCGCAAACATAGGTACCAGCGCCAATGACTGGATGCGGGTCGCAGCGCCAAATCCGGCCACTGCCGTTTCGCCAACTGTTGCAACCGCAGCCG
The sequence above is drawn from the Cognatiyoonia koreensis genome and encodes:
- a CDS encoding GNAT family N-acetyltransferase; amino-acid sequence: MPHITTRSARRADLGELRQMITAVAAHHGDVAQIDLDHLNRDLFGSHPWVHVLVACHGTRVVGYAALCPLVKLQYCARGMDLNHLFVVDDLRRHGVGRKLIDTAIDHARARHCSYLMVGTDPDNDAAKRVYLACGFTPLAHNPDRFSRAIN
- a CDS encoding SDR family NAD(P)-dependent oxidoreductase; this translates as MEHTGKHALVTGGGTGIGKGIALALADAGADVTITGRRKDVLEAVVHPRIHALQMDVANEKSVRDGIATAAQDRGPIRICVANAGIAEGGPFGKTSLESWRRMMAINLDGAFLTLQAALETLPPDTSGRMIVVSSIAGLKGLRNAIPYTVSKHGLVGLIRGLSEEFMGGPVTFNALCPGYVDTDIVRGQVPGLMRRFQTDESGAIAAIAKGNRHQRLLDIDETTAAAMWLCSDAARSVNGQAIEIVGGQL
- a CDS encoding ankyrin repeat domain-containing protein, which produces MGDLSDKLRDGLAQFEELDKQLDAALKELGLPGMSDPDLVANDATGLPHVMQLCTLEPVSERHTALRAAFAQGADPNTPCPWGATAIDTLYTDGDADGIALLLENGADAGVYRWSETHLAVIRDDAQAIDPAHLKACDRVGDTPFLLACRFARPEMATLLFDSNALEEAARVTARSGSCQIMNWLLSKGADVNAASPDGATPLFLAIEAGHVDLVELLLNSGASLEATMDASFVAPVAVERSARLQQVVDNMLSAVADLVPLQGVLQRNTIYDAAYDPAIIRLLVKYGADPARFAGEAFNAAIGVDRNPPIAISRDEFAAQYPVRRGRTNPQQVDMPFWHEQVRSGRTGVQAKTEIVGQDVAVAGPVWSFQRVGRTATLLPDGRMVLVGGEHGDRREPDHCIYGDVTVVGPDGQIDQYIYPGAAFPPTCFHSATLSDEGLWLIGGCGLGYDKQTQVLWLSLLDFSIHKVATTGQSPGLISGHKAQLIGDAILVSGGTLGPAAKASKGRFVLDLSSRVWHMVN
- a CDS encoding HlyD family efflux transporter periplasmic adaptor subunit, which produces MATIDAEFSGQMRGPSLTIWLVLATVGLFLLWAKFAPLDEIVRAQGEVVPASRPQIIQNLEGGILAELLVSEGDVVQEGDVLARLRGTQFSSNVADLEEQVLAHEIKRLRLEAEISGMFDFDVPEQIATRSPTIVASEKALLSARQSDYVTKVDGARAVLEETRRELAAMEDMYAREIVALIEVTAARKRNADAEIKYNEIITEAELERASEYSKTLQELASLTQDLRTANDQLSRTIIRAPMRGIVNNLGVTTIGGVIRPGEEIFQLTPLGDELFVEAQVKPEDIANVVPGQLATIKFSAYDYTVYGSLEGEVQFISADTFKDERRQDDQAHYKVTLRVDTENLDARQSQIVIRPGMQTTVELHTGEKTVLQYLTKPLYRGGEALQEP
- a CDS encoding methyltransferase family protein — protein: MKWIDLPPVWLALFALLTYWIGTMDLLTERPGFEFLGIWVGPNRIGWGGELLIAAGLFTMSAAIVELVRNRTTVIPHQDADTLVQSGIFAFSRNPIYVGDTLVLAGLAIIWGAPLALFLVPLFVWIIRQRFVLPEEQRLHAKFGQAFDDYCDMTRRWI
- a CDS encoding Re/Si-specific NAD(P)(+) transhydrogenase subunit alpha; this translates as MKIGAPKEIFAGEDRVAMTPASAKDLQKLGYECVIETGAGVAAGFTDAAYKEAGVAVVKTAAALYKAADIIAKVRPPEEPEIKRLREGQTVISFFYPAQNEKLMEAANKKGATVIAMDMVPRISRAQKMDALSSMANIAGYRAVIEAGNNFGRFFTGQVTAAGKVPPAKVLVIGAGVAGLAAIGTATSLGAITYAFDVRPEVAEQVESMGAEFVFLDFEEEQQDGSATGGYAAVSSPEFAAAQLAKFREIAPDMDIVITTALIPGRDAPELWTKDMVESMKPGSVIVDLAAERGGNCKLTVKDEKIVTENGVTIVGYTDFPSRMAAQSSTLYATNIRHMMSDLTPEKGGKPVHNMDDDVIRGATVTHKKEITFPPPPPKVAAIAAQPKKAAPKELTHEEKRANEIAAFKQQTRSQVTLLAVGAALLLGVGLVAPASFMQHFIVFVLAVFVGFQVIWNVAHSLHTPLMAVTNAISSIIILGALTQIGSGSALVVILAALAVFMTGINIFGGFLVTRRMLAMFQKS
- a CDS encoding ATP-binding cassette domain-containing protein, with the protein product MSGPILAFDMNATRGAKLARIEPKQIELPVEEVANDPAPSPAINRFNEKADARAEVSSIYAGFLGVELQKSDLLERLTIDESEDLGSEAIAAALSEVGLITVVNDIRHPKATDWPALAEMTSGQVVLVLAQAGDTLTVYDTTCKDNRAEVSMAEFLPYFGGRVIRADIAVQELTTRHAKKGQKAHWFWGEISKFRRIIFEVALGSFVANLLAVAVALFSLQVYDRVIPHQSTSTLMVLAIGAGIALLLEAFLRIARARLMDGAGRRIELRIQNMLMDRLLGMQAGRPGQSPSNTFAAVREFSSIREFFTASTIGTLTDLPFIVLFLALVASIGGNVVWVLFIGGILMVLPSFFMQKKMMELTLATQGASTKSSRLLHEAIYDADTIKSQRGEERFRRIWGELTALSSLATSEQRKLATTLTFWSQGVQQATYVSAVVVGTFMVFQGQFTIGTIIAVGILTSRTLGPLTGLAATLARWANVKAALDMLDDVVEAPQDMEEERTYLRREKIKGAYELRELGYAYDEEGAKTLDIPALRIEAGQRIAVLGANGSGKSTLLKVLSGLHRPTSGRVLIDGVDMGQVMARDLRRSIGYLSQEVRLFAGTLRENLNLTLLERDDERLLAALDFSGLGPFVRNHPKGLDLEIRDGGEGLSIGQRQSIGWARLWLQDPSVCLLDEPTAALDQTLESTLVSRLEEWLEGRTAVIATHRIPILSLTTRTMILQNGRLAVDGPRDEVLAHMNKKAG